The Castanea sativa cultivar Marrone di Chiusa Pesio chromosome 11, ASM4071231v1 genome contains a region encoding:
- the LOC142617583 gene encoding DEAD-box ATP-dependent RNA helicase 21-like: MKRSFSDDVSAVNVKSSAVKPVFLARAEREALALKRRQQEADEINKSRQILLSSAFNNNNHNRHNSSDLNKPSDSDRHRDRDRDRRNRDREREEDAKSRERARVEKLAEREREKELDSIKEQYLGSKKPKKRVIKPSEKFRFSFDWENTEDTSRDMNALYQNPHEAQPLFGRGFRAGVDRREQKKLAAKNEKETREEIRRKDGVEERPEEAAAQKLKEQAAEKYGNLDMRVDRHWSDKKLEEMRERDWRIFREDFSISYKGSKIPSPMRAWDESKLSQDLLKAVEKAGYKKPSPIQMAAIPLGLQQRDVIGIAETGSGKTAAFVLPMLSYITRLPPMNEEIEAEGPYAVVMAPTRELAQQIEEETNKFAKNLGIRVVSIVGGQSIEEQGFRIRQGCEVVIATPGRLIDCLERRYAVLNQCNYVVLDEADRMIDMGFEPQVMGVLDAMPSSNLKPENEDEELDGKKIYRTTYMFSATMPPAVERLARKYLRNPVVVTIGTAGKTTDLISQHVMMVKESEKLSRLQRLLDELGNDRTAIVFVNTRKNADNVAKNLDKAGYRVTTLHGGKSQEQREISLEGFRAKRYNVLVATDVAGRGIDIPNVAQVINFDMHGSIDTYTHRIGRTGRAGKTGVATTFLTLSDSDVFYDLKQMLIQSNSSVPNELARHEASKFKPGSVPDRPPRSKDFVFAN; this comes from the coding sequence ATGAAACGTAGTTTCAGTGATGACGTTTCCGCCGTCAACGTCAAAAGCTCCGCCGTGAAACCCGTTTTCCTAGCCAGAGCGGAACGTGAAGCCTTAGCCCTAAAACGCCGTCAACAAGAAGCCGACGAAATCAACAAAAGCCGTCAAATCCTCCTCTCCTCCgctttcaacaacaacaaccacaaccgCCACAACAGCAGCGATCTCAACAAACCCTCCGATTCCGATCGCCACCGCGACCGTGACCGAGATCGGCGCAACAGAGACCGTGAGCGCGAAGAGGATGCCAAGTCTCGCGAGCGTGCGCGGGTGGAGAAGTTGGCGGAGCGAGAGCGCGAGAAAGAGCTCGACTCCATTAAAGAGCAGTACTTAGGGTCGAAGAAGCCAAAGAAGCGAGTTATCAAACCCAGCGAGAAGTTCAGATTCTCGTTCGATTGGGAGAACACGGAGGACACTTCTCGCGACATGAACGCACTCTACCAAAACCCTCACGAGGCTCAGCCCTTGTTCGGACGAGGCTTCCGCGCCGGCGTCGATCGCCGCGAGCAGAAGAAGCTCGCGGCCAAGAACGAGAAGGAGACGCGAGAGGAGATTCGCCGGAAGGATGGGGTGGAGGAGAGGCCGGAGGAGGCTGCGGCTCAGAAACTCAAAGAACAAGCTGCTGAGAAGTACGGCAATTTGGACATGAGAGTCGATCGACACTGGAGTGATAAGAAGCTCGAGGAAATGAGGGAGAGAGATTGGAGGATTTTCAGAGAGGATTTCAGTATCTCCTATAAGGGTTCGAAGATTCCTAGCCCTATGAGGGCTTGGGACGAGAGCAAATTGAGTCAAGATCTGTTGAAGGCGGTCGAGAAAGCCGGGTACAAGAAGCCTTCGCCTATTCAAATGGCGGCCATTCCACTCGGCCTACAACAGCGCGACGTGATTGGGATTGCAGAAACTGGTTCTGGCAAGACTGCTGCTTTCGTTCTCCCTATGCTCAGTTACATTACTAGACTACCTCCTATGAATGAAGAGATCGAGGCCGAAGGGCCTTATGCCGTTGTAATGGCACCCACTCGCGAGCTTGCTCAGCAAATTGAGGAAGAAACTAATAAGTTTGCTAAGAATTTGGGGATCAGAGTGGTCTCCATTGTTGGTGGGCAGTCTATTGAGGAACAAGGGTTTAGGATTAGGCAAGGGTGTGAGGTTGTCATCGCTACGCCGGGGCGTTTGATTGATTGTTTGGAGAGGCGATATGCGGTTCTCAATCAGTGTAATTATGTTGTTCTTGACGAGGCTGATCGGATGATAGATATGGGATTTGAGCCACAGGTTATGGGTGTGTTGGATGCAATGCCTTCTAGCAATTTGAAACCTGAAAACGAAGATGAAGAGCTTGATGGGAAGAAGATTTATAGAACCACTTATATGTTTAGTGCCACCATGCCGCCTGCAGTGGAGCGGCTTGCTAGAAAGTATCTGAGGAATCCTGTTGTGGTAACTATAGGTACTGCTGGAAAGACCACCGATTTGATATCCCAACATGTGATGATGGTTAAGGAATCCGAGAAGCTTTCTAGGTTGCAGAGATTGCTTGACGAACTTGGTAATGATAGGACTGCAATTGTGTTTGTTAACACTAGGAAGAATGCAGATAATGTTGCCAAGAACTTGGATAAGGCAGGCTATCGTGTTACAACCTTACATGGTGGAAAGTCGCAGGAGCAGAGGGAAATTAGTCTCGAGGGGTTTAGGGCGAAGAGATACAATGTCCTCGTTGCCACCGATGTTGCGGGGCGTGGGATTGACATACCCAATGTCGCCCAAGTCATAAATTTTGATATGCATGGGAGTATTGACACCTACACGCATCGTATTGGACGAACAGGACGTGCAGGCAAGACGGGTGTGGCCACTACATTCTTGACTCTTTCAGACTCTGATGTGTTTTATGATCTCAAGCAGATGCTTATCCAGAGTAACAGTAGTGTTCCTAATGAACTTGCAAGGCACGAGGCTTCCAAGTTCAAGCCAGGTTCAGTTCCTGATAGACCACCAAGAAGCAAAGACTTTGTTTTTGCCAATTGA